One Gloeobacter morelensis MG652769 DNA window includes the following coding sequences:
- a CDS encoding 15,16-dihydrobiliverdin:ferredoxin oxidoreductase produces the protein MYRPFLEHLQQKLQSSFDLQPLTIPAGLDYRANERGRQPTTIQSWCYTCPELRKIRYTYIDGGENAQVFNSVIYPSHGYELPLLGVDLLSFGKKKNLIVLDFQPLFRDEAYLARYIEPMRILRERYSDVAQDVEMKFYDANQYFSKYLLFARTDAETIEGRMFAAYCDYLDLYWQLLAAAVPLDDPEDVRRIVKAQKDYDQYSADRDPASGLFSSYFGHEWAERFLYEFLFEDAVPLAVGQPGR, from the coding sequence ATGTACAGACCGTTTCTTGAGCATTTGCAACAGAAATTGCAGTCGAGTTTTGATTTGCAACCTCTAACTATTCCTGCGGGACTGGACTACCGAGCAAATGAACGCGGTCGGCAGCCGACGACGATCCAGAGCTGGTGCTACACCTGCCCCGAACTGCGCAAGATTCGCTACACCTACATCGACGGGGGCGAAAATGCCCAGGTGTTCAATAGCGTTATCTACCCATCTCACGGCTATGAACTGCCCCTTCTGGGCGTCGACCTGCTTTCTTTTGGCAAGAAGAAAAATCTGATCGTGCTCGATTTTCAGCCGCTGTTTCGCGACGAGGCGTACCTGGCACGCTATATCGAGCCGATGCGGATCCTGCGGGAGCGCTACAGCGATGTGGCCCAGGACGTAGAGATGAAGTTCTACGACGCCAATCAGTACTTCTCGAAGTACTTGCTCTTTGCGCGCACCGACGCCGAGACGATCGAGGGCCGGATGTTTGCCGCCTACTGCGACTACCTGGATCTGTACTGGCAACTGCTGGCGGCGGCGGTGCCCCTGGACGATCCGGAGGATGTCCGGCGCATCGTCAAGGCCCAAAAAGATTACGACCAGTACAGCGCCGATCGCGACCCGGCCTCGGGACTGTTCAGCAGCTACTTTGGCCACGAGTGGGCCGAGCGGTTTTTGTACGAATTTTTGTTCGAAGATGCCGTGCCGCTGGCGGTGGGCCAGCCCGGGCGATGA
- a CDS encoding HEAT repeat domain-containing protein, with the protein MVDPQPSAPTAEATDRLLDAVNAQLTIGTFDTSDIALLGQMVASLADGRGMVRLGLVEAFGKIGLPAVPMLLEGLSHHPNPVVRRSCGKALAKTSDPQAVPVLIEALLHDEDTVVRSSAAGALAKMGEAAVPQLIALLTSEHSETAKGHAAWALAFMGAEVAEHLYTAYTHPAAAVRTAVVAAVANLTQETTDDRAVTLLESALTDSAPEVRAEAAAALGTLAHQPAVPLLIEQLTDPSPEVRKTAALALAKIGDPTSLGPLEAQLARESGELQRVVAMALAQLQKRAMA; encoded by the coding sequence ATGGTCGACCCGCAACCGTCGGCGCCCACCGCCGAGGCGACCGACCGACTGCTCGATGCGGTGAACGCCCAACTGACCATCGGCACCTTCGACACTTCTGACATCGCCCTTTTGGGGCAGATGGTCGCATCGCTGGCCGACGGCCGCGGCATGGTGCGTCTGGGTCTGGTGGAGGCGTTCGGCAAGATTGGTCTGCCGGCGGTGCCGATGCTGCTGGAGGGCTTGTCCCACCACCCCAACCCGGTGGTACGCCGCTCCTGCGGCAAGGCGCTCGCCAAGACCAGCGACCCGCAGGCGGTGCCCGTGTTGATCGAAGCTCTGCTGCACGACGAGGACACGGTCGTGCGCAGTTCCGCCGCCGGTGCCCTGGCCAAGATGGGCGAAGCGGCGGTGCCGCAGTTGATTGCCCTGCTCACCTCCGAGCACTCCGAGACTGCCAAAGGCCATGCCGCCTGGGCCCTCGCCTTCATGGGGGCCGAGGTGGCCGAACACCTCTACACCGCCTACACCCACCCGGCCGCCGCCGTGCGCACCGCCGTCGTCGCCGCCGTCGCCAACCTCACCCAGGAGACGACCGACGATCGCGCCGTCACCTTGCTCGAATCGGCGCTCACAGACAGCGCCCCGGAGGTGCGGGCCGAGGCGGCGGCGGCCTTGGGCACCCTGGCCCACCAGCCGGCTGTGCCGCTGCTGATCGAACAGCTGACCGACCCGAGCCCCGAAGTGCGCAAAACCGCTGCCCTGGCGCTGGCCAAAATTGGCGATCCGACCTCCCTTGGGCCGCTCGAAGCCCAACTGGCCCGCGAGTCGGGCGAATTGCAGCGGGTGGTGGCCATGGCGCTTGCGCAGCTACAAAAGCGGGCGATGGCTTGA
- a CDS encoding phycoerythrobilin:ferredoxin oxidoreductase codes for MTLYEPFLEGARELLTRRLELAPYPIAEGFERKEAVVRGEAVVTTSTAWHSPKLRQIRAAHVQGGSALQVLNFVISPRLEYDLPFFGADLVTLPGGHLIALDMQPLFRDDPAYRAKYTEPILPLFEAHRAHLEWGGDFPEEARPFFSPAFLWTRPKETSLVETRVFAAFVDYLNAYLDFVERAEPVVHPEGLAAVEQAQLRYLHYRAEKDPARGMFRRFYGPQWTEEYIHGFLFDLERRREAFHR; via the coding sequence ATGACCCTTTACGAACCCTTTCTCGAAGGTGCCCGGGAGCTGCTCACCCGGCGGCTGGAACTGGCACCCTACCCGATTGCGGAGGGTTTTGAGCGCAAGGAGGCGGTGGTGCGCGGCGAGGCGGTGGTGACCACCAGTACCGCCTGGCACTCCCCCAAGCTCAGGCAGATTCGCGCCGCCCATGTCCAGGGCGGCAGCGCGCTGCAGGTGCTCAACTTTGTGATTTCGCCCCGGCTCGAATACGATCTGCCCTTTTTTGGGGCGGACCTGGTGACGCTGCCGGGGGGGCATCTGATTGCCCTCGACATGCAACCTTTGTTTCGCGACGACCCGGCTTACCGGGCAAAGTACACCGAGCCGATTTTGCCGCTGTTTGAAGCGCACCGCGCCCACCTCGAATGGGGCGGTGACTTTCCGGAGGAGGCGCGGCCGTTTTTCTCGCCCGCCTTTTTGTGGACGCGCCCGAAGGAAACCAGTCTGGTCGAGACGCGCGTGTTCGCCGCCTTTGTCGATTATCTGAACGCGTATCTGGACTTTGTCGAGCGCGCCGAACCTGTGGTGCACCCCGAGGGGCTCGCGGCCGTCGAGCAGGCCCAGTTGCGCTATTTGCACTACCGGGCCGAAAAAGATCCGGCCCGGGGGATGTTTCGGCGCTTTTACGGACCGCAGTGGACCGAGGAATATATCCACGGTTTTTTGTTCGATCTCGAACGCCGCCGGGAGGCCTTCCACCGCTAG
- a CDS encoding phycobilisome rod-core linker polypeptide — MSTVLDDQSKAYAPGSTNGPAAGLEPFVRMSRMIRSGVPEDREEPEELWLSMVRDIFGRGYMDRLSQTRAIDYSAFVRPADQATTDAAAQTKLGITAVAPDQGVELRPNFSEADVITVIRAAYKQLFGNTYILESERVIQAESLLRNGSISVREFIRILAKSDLYKERFFRCTSNNRFIELNLKHLLGRAPYNQGEIAEHLDRYCQSGYDAEIDSYIDSDEYRRVFGENTVPYFRGFKYQVGQSAAAFERMRALYSGDAGSDTDRNQNGQRTELTAGLAAPNQPVRARTDYALTRVDVPGGKGAAGRLAALDESLGNWLDAARDLISQNDYSQKAIVVEPKRVAPYAQYLTPAVEATPDAAAQTKLGITAVAPDQPVELRPNFGETEVQAVIRAAYKQIFGNTYILEADRVVIAESLLRNGSISVREFVRLLAKSDLYKDRFFRTASNNRFIELNFKHFLGRAPYSQAEIGEHFNRYHKSGYDAEIDSYIDSDEYRRVFGENTVPYFRGFKYQVGQAARGFDQMQQLFAGEAGSDTDRGVGAQPAAKLTFPLSRPLGLSSAYFPSSQNGAATSDGLEMFTRMARELTVTPVSTRRTTSPTAPTAPAMPLAGYYNRPAPRATADAAAQTKLGITAVAPAPAVELRPNFGEAELQEVIRAAYRQLFGNTYILEADRVIQAESLLRNRSISVREFVRLLAKSELYKERFFYCTSNNRFIELTFKHLLGRAPYNQSEFVEHLDRYQKSGYDAEIDSYIDSDEYRRVFGENTVPYFRGLKYQTGQTAGVFERTLKLYGGDAGSDTDRNRQGQLRQVDPQELLRSGRGIV; from the coding sequence ATGTCAACTGTCCTTGATGACCAATCCAAGGCCTACGCCCCCGGTTCCACGAACGGACCGGCCGCCGGGCTCGAACCCTTCGTGCGCATGTCGCGGATGATCCGCTCCGGGGTGCCGGAGGATCGCGAGGAGCCCGAAGAACTGTGGCTTTCGATGGTGCGCGACATCTTCGGCCGCGGTTACATGGACCGGCTGAGCCAGACGCGCGCTATCGACTATAGTGCGTTCGTGCGCCCCGCCGATCAGGCGACCACCGATGCTGCCGCCCAGACCAAATTGGGGATCACCGCGGTTGCCCCGGATCAAGGCGTCGAGTTGCGCCCAAATTTTAGCGAAGCCGATGTGATAACGGTAATTCGCGCCGCCTACAAGCAGCTTTTTGGCAATACCTACATTCTCGAGTCCGAGCGGGTCATCCAGGCGGAGTCGCTGTTGCGCAACGGCTCAATCAGTGTCCGCGAATTTATCCGGATCCTGGCCAAATCGGATCTGTACAAGGAGCGCTTCTTCCGCTGCACCTCCAACAACCGCTTCATCGAGCTGAACCTCAAGCATCTGTTGGGCCGCGCTCCCTACAACCAGGGCGAAATCGCCGAGCACCTCGATCGCTACTGCCAGTCGGGTTACGACGCGGAGATCGATTCGTACATCGACAGTGACGAGTACCGGCGGGTGTTTGGTGAAAATACCGTGCCCTACTTCCGCGGCTTCAAATACCAGGTCGGTCAGTCCGCCGCCGCCTTCGAGCGCATGCGCGCCCTTTACAGCGGCGATGCCGGCAGCGACACCGACCGCAACCAGAACGGCCAGCGCACCGAACTGACCGCCGGGCTTGCCGCTCCGAACCAGCCCGTGCGCGCCCGCACCGACTACGCCCTCACCCGCGTCGATGTTCCGGGGGGTAAGGGCGCGGCCGGTAGGCTCGCCGCTCTAGACGAGAGCCTGGGCAATTGGCTCGATGCCGCCCGCGACCTGATTTCCCAGAACGACTACAGCCAGAAGGCGATCGTGGTCGAACCGAAGCGGGTGGCACCCTACGCGCAGTATCTGACTCCCGCCGTCGAGGCTACCCCAGACGCCGCCGCCCAGACGAAGCTCGGCATCACCGCCGTCGCTCCCGACCAGCCAGTCGAGTTGCGTCCCAACTTCGGCGAGACCGAGGTGCAGGCAGTGATCCGCGCCGCCTACAAGCAGATCTTCGGCAACACCTATATCCTCGAAGCGGACCGGGTGGTGATTGCAGAATCGCTGTTGCGCAACGGTTCGATTAGTGTTCGTGAGTTCGTGCGGTTGCTGGCCAAGTCGGATCTCTACAAAGATCGTTTCTTCCGCACCGCCTCCAATAACCGCTTTATCGAACTGAACTTCAAACATTTCCTGGGCCGCGCCCCCTACAGCCAGGCGGAAATCGGCGAACACTTCAACCGCTATCACAAGTCGGGTTACGACGCGGAGATCGATTCGTACATCGACAGTGACGAGTACCGGCGGGTGTTTGGTGAAAATACCGTGCCCTACTTCCGCGGCTTCAAATACCAGGTCGGCCAGGCCGCCCGGGGCTTCGACCAGATGCAGCAGCTGTTTGCCGGGGAGGCCGGCAGCGACACCGACCGGGGTGTGGGTGCCCAACCCGCCGCCAAGCTCACTTTTCCGCTTTCGCGTCCGCTTGGGTTGAGCTCGGCCTACTTCCCGTCCTCCCAGAACGGCGCTGCCACCAGCGACGGCTTGGAGATGTTCACCCGCATGGCCCGGGAGTTGACTGTCACCCCTGTCTCTACCCGCAGGACGACATCCCCCACTGCCCCTACCGCCCCGGCGATGCCGCTGGCCGGTTACTACAACCGTCCCGCCCCCCGGGCGACCGCCGATGCCGCCGCCCAAACCAAGCTCGGCATCACCGCGGTGGCCCCCGCCCCGGCGGTCGAGTTGCGCCCCAACTTCGGCGAGGCCGAGCTGCAGGAAGTGATCCGCGCCGCCTACAGGCAACTGTTTGGCAACACCTATATCCTCGAAGCCGACCGGGTTATCCAGGCAGAATCACTGTTGCGCAACCGCTCCATTAGCGTCCGCGAATTTGTGCGGTTACTGGCCAAGTCCGAACTGTACAAGGAGCGCTTCTTTTACTGCACCTCCAACAACCGCTTTATCGAACTCACCTTCAAGCACCTGTTGGGCCGTGCCCCCTACAACCAGTCGGAGTTCGTTGAGCACCTCGACCGCTACCAGAAATCCGGCTACGACGCGGAGATCGACAGTTACATCGACAGTGACGAGTACCGGCGGGTGTTTGGTGAAAATACCGTGCCCTACTTCCGCGGCCTCAAATACCAGACCGGTCAGACCGCCGGGGTCTTCGAGCGCACCCTCAAGCTCTACGGCGGCGATGCCGGTAGCGATACCGACCGCAATCGGCAGGGCCAGCTGCGCCAGGTAGACCCCCAGGAACTGCTGCGATCGGGCCGCGGTATCGTATAG
- a CDS encoding phycobilisome rod-core linker polypeptide — protein MSTVMTGAVGAGDLGLYLSSNSAPDEVEIVIRAVYKQVLGNPHLMESERLIRDESKLKNSEISVREFVRTVAKSELYRTRFFETCGPYRFIELNFKHLLGRAPLDQTEISVHVRLCVEQGYEAEIDSYLDSDEYQDAFGEDTVPFPRGSLSQVGQKQVGFNRMSFLLRGPAEADKGVKEAQLLYSVATNSSTRVQPPLRPGNTAKSFRIVVSGAKYTGRLRRSTVEYLVPANHMTAQIQRINRTSGTIVSITEVV, from the coding sequence ATGAGTACAGTGATGACCGGGGCTGTGGGTGCGGGCGATCTGGGCCTGTACCTTTCTTCGAACAGCGCCCCCGATGAAGTAGAGATCGTCATCCGGGCAGTCTATAAGCAGGTGCTCGGCAACCCGCACCTGATGGAGAGTGAGCGGCTGATCCGCGACGAATCGAAGCTCAAAAACAGCGAAATCTCGGTGCGCGAGTTCGTGCGCACGGTGGCCAAGTCCGAGCTGTACCGAACGCGCTTTTTTGAGACCTGCGGTCCCTACCGGTTTATCGAACTGAACTTCAAACACCTGTTGGGCCGCGCCCCGCTCGATCAAACCGAGATCTCGGTGCACGTGCGCCTGTGCGTCGAGCAGGGCTACGAGGCAGAAATTGATTCGTACCTCGATTCTGACGAGTACCAGGACGCTTTTGGCGAGGATACCGTGCCGTTCCCGCGCGGATCCCTCAGCCAGGTAGGCCAGAAGCAAGTGGGCTTCAACCGCATGTCCTTCCTGCTGCGCGGCCCGGCCGAAGCCGACAAGGGTGTCAAAGAGGCGCAATTGCTCTATTCGGTCGCCACCAACAGCTCCACCCGCGTGCAGCCGCCTTTGCGCCCCGGCAACACAGCCAAGTCGTTCCGCATCGTCGTCTCGGGCGCCAAATACACCGGTCGCCTGCGCAGAAGCACCGTCGAATATCTGGTCCCCGCCAACCACATGACGGCCCAGATCCAGCGGATCAACCGGACGAGCGGCACCATCGTCAGCATCACCGAAGTTGTCTAG
- a CDS encoding phycobilisome protein — MQSPLSDQVKVLIAKAKIMGFDDWQGAYPAEALALLRAADAESRYLTDADLDRLAALLPEVAPALEAVRFLREQANPIVSAARSQVLEEFPGITEPGGDLYPPVRAEACWRDYWHFLRSITYGIAARRPNFTSPEGVHYLHLLYEELRVPLGAMLLGIHCLKGASLQHFSVAEQQALGPYFDHLAQRVGFDPPLPPPGQGG; from the coding sequence ATGCAATCGCCATTGAGTGACCAGGTTAAAGTCCTTATCGCCAAAGCCAAAATCATGGGTTTTGACGATTGGCAGGGCGCCTATCCCGCCGAGGCCCTCGCCCTGCTGCGCGCCGCCGACGCCGAGAGCCGTTATCTCACCGACGCCGATCTAGACCGTCTAGCTGCGCTGCTGCCGGAGGTGGCACCTGCGCTGGAGGCGGTGCGTTTTTTGCGCGAGCAGGCCAATCCCATCGTCTCGGCAGCCCGCTCGCAGGTGCTGGAGGAATTTCCTGGCATCACCGAACCTGGGGGCGATCTTTACCCTCCCGTGCGCGCCGAAGCTTGCTGGCGCGACTACTGGCATTTTCTGCGTTCGATTACCTACGGCATTGCCGCCCGCCGTCCAAATTTCACCAGCCCCGAAGGCGTGCACTACCTGCACCTGCTGTATGAGGAGTTGCGGGTGCCGCTTGGAGCGATGCTTCTGGGCATTCACTGCCTTAAAGGGGCGAGTTTGCAGCATTTTTCGGTCGCTGAGCAGCAGGCGCTTGGCCCCTATTTTGATCATCTGGCGCAGCGGGTGGGGTTTGATCCCCCCCTGCCCCCCCCTGGGCAGGGGGGGTAG
- a CDS encoding HEAT repeat domain-containing protein, which translates to MDIDAVREALASDNPQDRLRGLTQLRNSDTETAVPLLLAKRRDPEFMVRSFVAMGLGRHRTEESFAALLELLKGDGDYNVRAEAANSLSMYGESALPHLLEAFRLDDQWLVRRSILAALIESPHTEALYQICVLALEDADLTVVEAGIDGLGALGRTEKRAEALALLLPKVADQEWRTRYRVARALQPHADDPRAKAALAYLARDEDRRVATAASSP; encoded by the coding sequence ATGGACATCGACGCGGTCCGCGAAGCTCTTGCCAGCGACAACCCCCAGGACCGCCTGCGGGGGTTGACCCAGTTGCGCAACAGCGACACCGAGACGGCGGTGCCGCTGTTGCTCGCCAAGCGGCGCGACCCCGAATTTATGGTGCGCTCGTTTGTGGCGATGGGACTCGGGCGGCACCGCACCGAGGAGTCCTTTGCAGCGCTGTTGGAATTGCTCAAAGGCGATGGGGACTATAACGTGCGCGCCGAGGCGGCCAATTCGCTGTCGATGTACGGCGAGAGCGCCCTGCCCCATCTGCTCGAAGCGTTTCGCCTCGACGATCAGTGGCTGGTGCGCCGCAGCATCCTGGCGGCGCTGATTGAATCGCCCCACACCGAAGCGCTTTACCAAATCTGCGTCCTCGCCCTCGAAGACGCCGACCTGACTGTGGTGGAAGCGGGAATCGACGGATTGGGGGCGCTCGGGCGCACCGAAAAGCGCGCCGAGGCGCTGGCGCTACTGCTGCCCAAGGTGGCAGACCAGGAGTGGCGCACGCGCTACCGTGTCGCCCGCGCCCTGCAACCCCACGCGGACGATCCGAGGGCGAAGGCGGCGCTTGCCTACTTGGCGCGCGACGAGGACCGGCGCGTCGCCACAGCGGCAAGTTCGCCGTAG
- a CDS encoding phycobilisome linker polypeptide, translating into MAIGPASELGISLFEDTDPVELKPGRSVEEVETVIRAVYRQVLGNAYVMESERLVVPESQLKLGEISVREFVREVAKSEFYRKRFFDAVPRYRAIELNFKHLLGRAPNSYAEMAEHSRILDEGGHDAEIDAYLDCDEYQDAYGELTVPFYRGYRTQPGQTMVEFTHMFKLLRGASTSDKASLPDLATPRLNRLIIQGTAVPVLTINTLPTSEKTQYNVLTGNSQWASKVLRITVGQAPVPTDGLDTYDPSDSSYSIVVPLNRMLTEMQNIKRKGGRILNITSVVA; encoded by the coding sequence ATGGCCATCGGTCCGGCATCGGAGCTCGGTATCAGCTTGTTTGAAGACACAGATCCGGTTGAGTTAAAACCCGGGCGCTCCGTCGAAGAAGTGGAAACGGTGATTCGGGCGGTCTACCGACAGGTTTTGGGCAACGCGTACGTGATGGAGAGTGAAAGGCTGGTCGTTCCTGAGTCGCAGCTGAAGCTTGGGGAGATTAGCGTGCGCGAATTTGTACGCGAAGTCGCCAAGTCCGAATTTTATCGCAAGCGTTTCTTCGACGCGGTTCCTCGCTACCGCGCGATTGAGCTCAATTTCAAGCACCTGTTGGGCCGTGCCCCCAACAGTTACGCCGAGATGGCCGAGCACAGCCGGATCCTCGATGAGGGCGGCCACGACGCCGAGATCGATGCGTATCTTGATTGCGACGAATATCAGGACGCCTACGGCGAATTGACGGTGCCTTTTTATCGGGGATACCGCACCCAGCCGGGCCAGACGATGGTCGAATTTACCCACATGTTCAAGTTGCTGCGCGGCGCTTCCACCAGCGATAAAGCGAGCCTGCCGGATCTGGCCACCCCGCGGCTCAACCGCCTGATTATCCAGGGGACGGCGGTGCCGGTGCTCACCATCAACACGCTGCCCACCTCGGAGAAGACCCAGTACAACGTGCTGACGGGCAACTCGCAGTGGGCCAGCAAGGTTCTGCGCATCACAGTGGGCCAGGCTCCCGTTCCCACCGACGGCCTCGATACCTACGATCCGAGCGACAGTAGCTACTCGATCGTCGTACCGCTCAACCGCATGCTCACCGAGATGCAGAACATCAAGCGCAAGGGCGGGCGCATTTTGAATATCACCTCCGTCGTCGCCTGA
- a CDS encoding phycobiliprotein lyase yields the protein MRFSPPTTMMDFFRKSEGTWFTQRTVHHFDAVADESGESNLIVRVLGANDPLVLQVCEAQRIDPARALGGAAFTWQDNLETDDPGPNRAAILVDLPTDASRRSGRLLRNQGYVENIPVASRYAFAPDGVLTIDTEYINNQGQERCWFVSDHFRIRVSTVRLMGGVNLMTYCSERRCVLPDSLEAMRSRHAAEVAAPR from the coding sequence ATGCGATTTTCTCCACCGACGACGATGATGGATTTCTTTCGCAAAAGCGAAGGAACCTGGTTTACGCAGCGGACCGTGCACCACTTCGATGCGGTCGCCGACGAATCGGGTGAGTCGAATTTGATCGTGCGGGTGCTCGGGGCGAACGATCCGCTCGTGCTGCAGGTGTGCGAAGCCCAGCGCATCGACCCGGCCCGGGCGCTTGGCGGGGCGGCCTTTACCTGGCAGGACAACCTGGAGACCGACGATCCCGGCCCGAACCGCGCCGCCATCCTGGTGGATTTGCCCACCGATGCAAGCCGCCGCAGCGGCCGATTGCTGCGCAACCAGGGCTATGTCGAAAACATCCCGGTCGCCAGCCGCTACGCCTTTGCGCCCGACGGTGTGCTCACCATCGACACCGAGTACATCAACAACCAGGGCCAGGAGCGCTGCTGGTTCGTCAGCGATCACTTTCGGATCCGGGTGAGCACCGTGCGTCTGATGGGCGGTGTCAACCTGATGACCTACTGCTCCGAACGCCGCTGCGTCCTACCCGACAGCCTCGAAGCGATGCGCAGCCGCCATGCCGCCGAGGTGGCCGCTCCTAGATAG
- a CDS encoding pentapeptide repeat-containing protein: MAESSLPPAAQPALPDREAVQARITAGASLRGADLQNLDLSGLDGQRVDFSGADLRGVNLDGAVLIGADLSGARMQGARLAGADLRGADLCRADLSGTTLERSCLNRADLRAADLVGARLEGAQLQAARYDGATRWPEEFVYRTSGAVGPRANLSGAYLNTANLRGADLEGANLRGAYLSGADLSGARLQGAILSGANLQKAFLTGADLREARLNGAELQMADLRAADLRGAELNDIPSIAGADFSRSIGLGEAAKARLASRPARELDTWNPFTRTTTRASLTS, encoded by the coding sequence ATGGCCGAATCCTCCTTGCCTCCCGCTGCTCAACCGGCATTGCCGGACCGTGAGGCTGTCCAAGCCCGGATCACCGCAGGTGCGAGTCTGCGCGGGGCCGACCTGCAAAACCTGGATTTGAGCGGGCTGGATGGCCAGCGGGTGGACTTTTCCGGGGCTGACTTGCGCGGGGTAAACCTGGACGGTGCGGTGCTCATCGGTGCCGATTTGAGCGGCGCCCGTATGCAGGGCGCCCGGCTCGCGGGTGCCGACCTGCGCGGAGCGGACCTCTGCCGCGCCGATCTCTCGGGGACCACTCTGGAGCGCAGTTGCCTCAACCGGGCGGATTTGCGCGCGGCGGACCTGGTCGGTGCCCGCCTGGAGGGTGCCCAGTTGCAAGCCGCCCGGTACGACGGTGCCACGCGCTGGCCGGAGGAGTTTGTCTACCGCACCTCGGGGGCGGTCGGGCCGCGCGCCAACCTGAGCGGAGCGTATCTCAACACCGCCAACTTGCGCGGGGCGGATCTCGAAGGGGCGAATCTGCGCGGCGCGTACCTCAGCGGCGCGGATCTAAGCGGCGCCAGGTTGCAAGGCGCCATCCTCAGCGGTGCGAATCTGCAAAAAGCCTTTTTGACCGGCGCGGATCTACGCGAGGCGCGCCTCAACGGCGCCGAATTGCAGATGGCGGACTTGCGCGCCGCCGATCTGCGCGGTGCCGAACTCAACGACATCCCGAGCATCGCCGGGGCGGATTTCAGCCGCTCCATCGGCCTGGGCGAGGCGGCCAAAGCCCGCCTCGCTTCCCGCCCGGCCCGCGAACTGGATACCTGGAACCCGTTTACGCGCACCACGACGCGCGCCAGCCTCACAAGCTGA